TAGTTCCAATAGCCGATTTTTGATCCTTCCCAATCATTAAATCTCCTTCCCAGTGTCCGATTTCATTTCTTAGGTTAATATGCTCGGGCCTTAGGTCTATACTGACTTGGTTTAATATTTTAGATCCTGTTCTGCGTCTTTTTTTAGAGGGTCTACGTCTTGTTTTTTTGCGTACGAGGAGTTTAATTAGTTTTTTATTTAAACTAGCTTGAGGCTTTGCATATATGTACCTATAAATTGATTCGTGAGAAATAGACATTATAGGATCATTTGGGAATTCTTCTTTTAGTCTTCCAGCAATTTGTTCAGGAGTCCATTGTGATAATAAGCCCCTATAGACATAAATTCGAAGTCTAGGGTACTTAGATATTTTATCAATATTTCTTTTGTTTAGGTAATCATCTTTGGCGCACCAATGAGCTAGTTCTGCTGAGTATTTATCTCTATCTGTTTGCACCCATTTATTAACTTCTCTTGTAACCGTAGATCGAGCTCTGTTAATGGTTATAGCGATGTATGATTTATTCTTTTTTTCAGTTAAAAGAGTCTCAATCTGTATTCTTTCTTTAAGGGTAAGTCTACCTGTTTTTTTTCGTACCATAATTACAAATCTATTAATTTAGATTTGTTGCGTTAAGTTCTTGAATACGGAATTTTATACATATATGAATACAAATCACACCATCGAAAAACTCAGAAAAATGAGATTAACAGCTATGGCTGAACTCCATCACAACCACCTTAGTGATAACCGAATAGAGGGTCTTACGCCAGATCAATATCTAGCATTGCTTACCGATCACCAATGGGAAGACCTTCAGAATAGAAAGATAAAAAGGCTTACAACGCAAGCAGCCTTTAAGCAGGGAGCTACACTTACAGATATTAATTACCTGCACAACAGAAGCTTGGACAGAAATATGTTCGAGCGTTTGGCTACTCTAGATTTTGTACAAAAAAAGGAAAACTTGATTATCACAGGATCCTCTGGAGTGGGTAAAAGTTATATAGCTCAGGCATTGGGACATCAAGCTTGTATGATGAATAAAAGAACCCTATACACAAATACTGCTAGACTGATGAAACGATTAAAACTAAGTAAAGTAGATGGCACTTACCTTAAAGAACTTGCAAAACTATTAAAAGTAGATCTGCTTATCCTTGATGATTTTGGTTTACAGAGCTTCGACAATCAGAACAGAGAGGCGCTTATGGACATAATCGATGAAAGACATGATAAAAAAGCAACGATTGTAGCTTCACAAATACCTGTATCCGCTTGGTACGATATTATCGGCGAAAGCACTATCGCTGATGCGATACTAGATCGTATTGTAAATTCATCGCATAGGATAAACCTTACTGGAGAATCCTTGAGAAAAGGTAAGTTGAAAGAACAGTATTAATTAAATTTAACTATTATTGTATGATCTCTTAAAGTGGCACGGTTTGACCGAAATACGTGCCATGGTCACTCCGAAATA
This genomic interval from Tamlana carrageenivorans contains the following:
- a CDS encoding IS30 family transposase, whose product is MVRKKTGRLTLKERIQIETLLTEKKNKSYIAITINRARSTVTREVNKWVQTDRDKYSAELAHWCAKDDYLNKRNIDKISKYPRLRIYVYRGLLSQWTPEQIAGRLKEEFPNDPIMSISHESIYRYIYAKPQASLNKKLIKLLVRKKTRRRPSKKRRRTGSKILNQVSIDLRPEHINLRNEIGHWEGDLMIGKDQKSAIGTIVERKSRYTLIIKLKARNSKEIAKMFSKELNKLDPIFKKSMTYDNGIEMARHETITKKTGMKIYFAHPYSSWERGTNENTNGLIRRYLPKGTDFNKIDLNTFIEIQEKLNNRPRKIIGFKTPNEVMIKELKIVA
- the istB gene encoding IS21-like element helper ATPase IstB; this encodes MNTNHTIEKLRKMRLTAMAELHHNHLSDNRIEGLTPDQYLALLTDHQWEDLQNRKIKRLTTQAAFKQGATLTDINYLHNRSLDRNMFERLATLDFVQKKENLIITGSSGVGKSYIAQALGHQACMMNKRTLYTNTARLMKRLKLSKVDGTYLKELAKLLKVDLLILDDFGLQSFDNQNREALMDIIDERHDKKATIVASQIPVSAWYDIIGESTIADAILDRIVNSSHRINLTGESLRKGKLKEQY